Proteins from a single region of Equus asinus isolate D_3611 breed Donkey chromosome 17, EquAss-T2T_v2, whole genome shotgun sequence:
- the TSGA10IP gene encoding testis-specific protein 10-interacting protein isoform X3, with amino-acid sequence MGQDVSMLYTHQQSVRTTLGRPGQDTRLQDPGTPTGLLKLLAGISQTEQGSLGSTDGVIQGQQQRSQSAEQTSKKDQKDRRPRGQNKKGHGCAEAEDLFPSPPRKPSFPFQWAWESFSADGRALLQSGSSSAPGHQDLPLPPVVPQHKSKCKATANLLEAPGFCWKTEVLNLEKRQQLRSGGCISIPPGKGESQELEPPSECGLQLPEKRPGSGSESEEAAELEAPGAEEAERGLSPRELPQLASRGLILEEQFAEAIEEAEEGEQSTPHRRRASSQRKGRNSGKEASDEGEPQGQWSSSASSNTLRRPRRRRLRAKELEGPWDLEKLQKPLQPDFDSGPAKQPWKVLQAAVQASHLSGKTRALGNDETFLFANFPNRTFHKRQEATRSLLQAWEQQQQEERQLAERRRAREQRVQQQVSRCLAAYAPRGSRGPGASQRKLEELRRQQRQRFVEYQAELQDIQHRVQARPYLFQQAMQVNARLSVTRRFSQVLSALGVDEEQLLAEAGKGDMEGTSRKPSPGHLGREGGELQGPVASICVFVFKEPQVNRDENGALFSELPKDRTHGEPA; translated from the exons atggggcaggATGTCAGTATGCTATACACCCACCAACAGTCGGTCAGGACCACACTGGGGAGACCAGGGCAGGACACACGGCTCCAGGATCCAGGGACACCCACAGGGCTGCTCAAGCTTCTGGCCGGCATCTCCCAGACTGAGCAG GGGAGTCTTGGGAGCACTGATGGTGTAATTCAGGGCCAGCAGCAGAGGTCTCAGAGCGCAGAGCAGACCTCAAAGAAGGACCAGAAGGACCGGAGGCCTAGGGGCCAGAACAAGAAAGGGCATGGCTGTGCTGAGGCTGAGGA tctcttcccctctcctcctcggaaaccctccttccccttccagtGGGCCTGGGAGAGCTTCAGTGCAGATGGCCGGGCTCTGCTTCAGTCTGGCTCCTCCTCGGCTCCTGGCCACCAAGACCTGCCCTTGCCCCCAGTGGTCCCCCAGCACAAATCCAAGTGCAAGGCCACAGCCAACCTCCTAGAGGCCCCTGGTTTCTGCTGGAAGACGGAGGTTCTAAACCTGGAGAAGAGACAGCAACTGAGGTCCGGGGGCTGCATCTCCATCCCGCCTGGCAAAGGAGAGAGCCAAGAGCTGGAGCCGCCCAGCGAATGTGGCCTCCAGCTTCCCGAGAAGAGGCCAGGATCAGGATCAGAATCTGAGGAGGCCGCTGAGCTGGAAGCCCCTGGTGCTGAGGAGGCTGAGAGGGGTCTGAGCCCTAGGGAGCTGCCCCAGCTTGCCAGCAGGGGCTTGATCTTGGAGGAGCAGTTTGCAGAGGCCAtagaggaggctgaggagggggaACAGAGCACCCCCCACAGAAGGAGGGCCAGTTCTCAGAGAAAGGGGCGGAATTCTGGCAAGGAGGCCTCAGATGAGGGTGAACCGCAAGGCCAGTGGAGCAGCAGCGCCAGCTCCAACACCCTCCGAAGGCCGCGGAGGAGGAGGTTAAGGGCCAAGGAGCTGGAGGGGCCGTGGGACCTGGAGAAGCTACAGAAGCCGTTACAGCCAGACTTTGACAGTG GCCCCGCAAAGCAGCCCTGGAAGGTGCTGCAGGCTGCCGTCCAGGCTTCCCACCTGAGTGGGAAGACCCGTGCCTTGGGAAATGACGAGACTTTCCTGTTTGCCAACTTCCCTAACCGCACCTTCCACAAACGACAGGAGGCCACCAG aaGCCTGCTCCAGGCCTGGGAGCAACAGCAGCAGGAGGAGCGGCAGCTGGCTGAGCGGCGGAGGGCCCGGGAGCAGCGGGTGCAGCAGCAGGTGTCTCGCTGCCTGGCGGCCTACGCACCCAGAGGGAGCCGGGGGCCAGGGGCTTCCCAGCGCAAGCTGGAGGAGCTGAG GCGCCAGCAGCGACAGCGCTTTGTTGAGTACCAGGCCGAGTTGCAGGACATCCAGCACAGGGTGCAGGCCCGGCCCTACCTGTTCCAGCAGGCCATGCAG gtcAACGCCCGGCTCAGCGTGACCCGGCGCTTCTCCCAGGTGCTGTCGGCACTGGGAGTGGATGAGGAGCAGCTGCTGGCGGAGGCAGGAAAGGGGGACATGGAGGgcacctccaggaagcccag CCCAGGTCACCTTGGGCGTGAGGGTGGGGAGCTGCAGGGCCCAGTGGCCTCTATCTGTGTCTTCGTCTTTAAGGAGCCACAGGTCAACAGGGATGAGAATGGAGCACTCTTCTCAGAGCTCCCCAAGGACAGAACCCACGGGGAGCCAGCCTGA
- the TSGA10IP gene encoding testis-specific protein 10-interacting protein isoform X2: MGQDVSMLYTHQQSVRTTLGRPGQDTRLQDPGTPTGLLKLLAGISQTEQGSLGSTDGVIQGQQQRSQSAEQTSKKDQKDRRPRGQNKKGHGCAEAEDLFPSPPRKPSFPFQWAWESFSADGRALLQSGSSSAPGHQDLPLPPVVPQHKSKCKATANLLEAPGFCWKTEVLNLEKRQQLRSGGCISIPPGKGESQELEPPSECGLQLPEKRPGSGSESEEAAELEAPGAEEAERGLSPRELPQLASRGLILEEQFAEAIEEAEEGEQSTPHRRRASSQRKGRNSGKEASDEGEPQGQWSSSASSNTLRRPRRRRLRAKELEGPWDLEKLQKPLQPDFDSGPAKQPWKVLQAAVQASHLSGKTRALGNDETFLFANFPNRTFHKRQEATRSLLQAWEQQQQEERQLAERRRAREQRVQQQVSRCLAAYAPRGSRGPGASQRKLEELRSTPGSA; encoded by the exons atggggcaggATGTCAGTATGCTATACACCCACCAACAGTCGGTCAGGACCACACTGGGGAGACCAGGGCAGGACACACGGCTCCAGGATCCAGGGACACCCACAGGGCTGCTCAAGCTTCTGGCCGGCATCTCCCAGACTGAGCAG GGGAGTCTTGGGAGCACTGATGGTGTAATTCAGGGCCAGCAGCAGAGGTCTCAGAGCGCAGAGCAGACCTCAAAGAAGGACCAGAAGGACCGGAGGCCTAGGGGCCAGAACAAGAAAGGGCATGGCTGTGCTGAGGCTGAGGA tctcttcccctctcctcctcggaaaccctccttccccttccagtGGGCCTGGGAGAGCTTCAGTGCAGATGGCCGGGCTCTGCTTCAGTCTGGCTCCTCCTCGGCTCCTGGCCACCAAGACCTGCCCTTGCCCCCAGTGGTCCCCCAGCACAAATCCAAGTGCAAGGCCACAGCCAACCTCCTAGAGGCCCCTGGTTTCTGCTGGAAGACGGAGGTTCTAAACCTGGAGAAGAGACAGCAACTGAGGTCCGGGGGCTGCATCTCCATCCCGCCTGGCAAAGGAGAGAGCCAAGAGCTGGAGCCGCCCAGCGAATGTGGCCTCCAGCTTCCCGAGAAGAGGCCAGGATCAGGATCAGAATCTGAGGAGGCCGCTGAGCTGGAAGCCCCTGGTGCTGAGGAGGCTGAGAGGGGTCTGAGCCCTAGGGAGCTGCCCCAGCTTGCCAGCAGGGGCTTGATCTTGGAGGAGCAGTTTGCAGAGGCCAtagaggaggctgaggagggggaACAGAGCACCCCCCACAGAAGGAGGGCCAGTTCTCAGAGAAAGGGGCGGAATTCTGGCAAGGAGGCCTCAGATGAGGGTGAACCGCAAGGCCAGTGGAGCAGCAGCGCCAGCTCCAACACCCTCCGAAGGCCGCGGAGGAGGAGGTTAAGGGCCAAGGAGCTGGAGGGGCCGTGGGACCTGGAGAAGCTACAGAAGCCGTTACAGCCAGACTTTGACAGTG GCCCCGCAAAGCAGCCCTGGAAGGTGCTGCAGGCTGCCGTCCAGGCTTCCCACCTGAGTGGGAAGACCCGTGCCTTGGGAAATGACGAGACTTTCCTGTTTGCCAACTTCCCTAACCGCACCTTCCACAAACGACAGGAGGCCACCAG aaGCCTGCTCCAGGCCTGGGAGCAACAGCAGCAGGAGGAGCGGCAGCTGGCTGAGCGGCGGAGGGCCCGGGAGCAGCGGGTGCAGCAGCAGGTGTCTCGCTGCCTGGCGGCCTACGCACCCAGAGGGAGCCGGGGGCCAGGGGCTTCCCAGCGCAAGCTGGAGGAGCTGAG gtcAACGCCCGGCTCAGCGTGA
- the DRAP1 gene encoding dr1-associated corepressor isoform X2 has translation MPSKKKKYNARFPPARIKKIMQTDEEIGKVAAAVPVIISRALELFLESLLKKACQVTQSRNAKTMTTSHLKQCIELEQQFDFLKDLVASVPDMQGDGEDNHVDGDKGARRWTVPSQRGRKSGSGGRKNGGMGSKGKDKKLSGTDSEQEDESEDTDTDGEEETPQAAPQASHPPAHFQSPPTPFMPFASTLPLPPAPPGPSAPDAEDEEDYDS, from the exons ATGCCGAGCAAGAAGAAGAAGTACAACGCCCGGTTCCCGCCG GCGCGGATCAAGAAGATCATGCAGACGGACGAAGAGATTGGGAAGGTGGCGGCGGCTGTGCCTGTCATCATCT CCCGGGCGCTCGAGCTATTCCTGGAGTCGCTATTGAAGAAGGCCTGCCAGGTGACCCAGTCCCGAAATGCTAAGACCATGACCACATCCCACCT GAAGCAGTGCATTGAGCTGGAGCAGCAGTTTGACTTCTTGAAGGATTTGGTGGCTTCCGTCCCTGACATGCAGGGGGATGGGGAAGATAACCACGTGGATGGGGACAAGGGTGCCCGCAG ATGGACTGTACCTTCCCAAAGGGGCCGGAAGTCGGGCAGCGGTGGTCGGAAGAACGGTGGGATGGGAAGCAAAGGCAAGGACAAGAAGCTGTCGGGGACAGACTCGGAGCAGGAG GATGAGTCTGAGGACACAGACACCGACGGGGAAGAGGAGACACCACAGGCTGCACCCCAGGCCAGCCACCCCCCTGCCCACTTTCAGAG CCCCCCGACACCCTTCATGCCCTTTGCCTCAActctgcctctgcccccagcGCCCCCGGGCCCCTCAGCACCTGATGCAGAGGATGAAGAAGATTATGACTCCTAG
- the DRAP1 gene encoding dr1-associated corepressor isoform X1 has translation MPSKKKKYNARFPPARIKKIMQTDEEIGKVAAAVPVIISRALELFLESLLKKACQVTQSRNAKTMTTSHLKQCIELEQQFDFLKDLVASVPDMQGDGEDNHVDGDKGARRGRKSGSGGRKNGGMGSKGKDKKLSGTDSEQEDESEDTDTDGEEETPQAAPQASHPPAHFQSPPTPFMPFASTLPLPPAPPGPSAPDAEDEEDYDS, from the exons ATGCCGAGCAAGAAGAAGAAGTACAACGCCCGGTTCCCGCCG GCGCGGATCAAGAAGATCATGCAGACGGACGAAGAGATTGGGAAGGTGGCGGCGGCTGTGCCTGTCATCATCT CCCGGGCGCTCGAGCTATTCCTGGAGTCGCTATTGAAGAAGGCCTGCCAGGTGACCCAGTCCCGAAATGCTAAGACCATGACCACATCCCACCT GAAGCAGTGCATTGAGCTGGAGCAGCAGTTTGACTTCTTGAAGGATTTGGTGGCTTCCGTCCCTGACATGCAGGGGGATGGGGAAGATAACCACGTGGATGGGGACAAGGGTGCCCGCAG GGGCCGGAAGTCGGGCAGCGGTGGTCGGAAGAACGGTGGGATGGGAAGCAAAGGCAAGGACAAGAAGCTGTCGGGGACAGACTCGGAGCAGGAG GATGAGTCTGAGGACACAGACACCGACGGGGAAGAGGAGACACCACAGGCTGCACCCCAGGCCAGCCACCCCCCTGCCCACTTTCAGAG CCCCCCGACACCCTTCATGCCCTTTGCCTCAActctgcctctgcccccagcGCCCCCGGGCCCCTCAGCACCTGATGCAGAGGATGAAGAAGATTATGACTCCTAG
- the TSGA10IP gene encoding testis-specific protein 10-interacting protein isoform X1 — MGQDVSMLYTHQQSVRTTLGRPGQDTRLQDPGTPTGLLKLLAGISQTEQGSLGSTDGVIQGQQQRSQSAEQTSKKDQKDRRPRGQNKKGHGCAEAEDLFPSPPRKPSFPFQWAWESFSADGRALLQSGSSSAPGHQDLPLPPVVPQHKSKCKATANLLEAPGFCWKTEVLNLEKRQQLRSGGCISIPPGKGESQELEPPSECGLQLPEKRPGSGSESEEAAELEAPGAEEAERGLSPRELPQLASRGLILEEQFAEAIEEAEEGEQSTPHRRRASSQRKGRNSGKEASDEGEPQGQWSSSASSNTLRRPRRRRLRAKELEGPWDLEKLQKPLQPDFDSGPAKQPWKVLQAAVQASHLSGKTRALGNDETFLFANFPNRTFHKRQEATRSLLQAWEQQQQEERQLAERRRAREQRVQQQVSRCLAAYAPRGSRGPGASQRKLEELRRQQRQRFVEYQAELQDIQHRVQARPYLFQQAMQVNARLSVTRRFSQVLSALGVDEEQLLAEAGKGDMEGTSRKPRSHRSTGMRMEHSSQSSPRTEPTGSQPDRHSIPSPDQESSP; from the exons atggggcaggATGTCAGTATGCTATACACCCACCAACAGTCGGTCAGGACCACACTGGGGAGACCAGGGCAGGACACACGGCTCCAGGATCCAGGGACACCCACAGGGCTGCTCAAGCTTCTGGCCGGCATCTCCCAGACTGAGCAG GGGAGTCTTGGGAGCACTGATGGTGTAATTCAGGGCCAGCAGCAGAGGTCTCAGAGCGCAGAGCAGACCTCAAAGAAGGACCAGAAGGACCGGAGGCCTAGGGGCCAGAACAAGAAAGGGCATGGCTGTGCTGAGGCTGAGGA tctcttcccctctcctcctcggaaaccctccttccccttccagtGGGCCTGGGAGAGCTTCAGTGCAGATGGCCGGGCTCTGCTTCAGTCTGGCTCCTCCTCGGCTCCTGGCCACCAAGACCTGCCCTTGCCCCCAGTGGTCCCCCAGCACAAATCCAAGTGCAAGGCCACAGCCAACCTCCTAGAGGCCCCTGGTTTCTGCTGGAAGACGGAGGTTCTAAACCTGGAGAAGAGACAGCAACTGAGGTCCGGGGGCTGCATCTCCATCCCGCCTGGCAAAGGAGAGAGCCAAGAGCTGGAGCCGCCCAGCGAATGTGGCCTCCAGCTTCCCGAGAAGAGGCCAGGATCAGGATCAGAATCTGAGGAGGCCGCTGAGCTGGAAGCCCCTGGTGCTGAGGAGGCTGAGAGGGGTCTGAGCCCTAGGGAGCTGCCCCAGCTTGCCAGCAGGGGCTTGATCTTGGAGGAGCAGTTTGCAGAGGCCAtagaggaggctgaggagggggaACAGAGCACCCCCCACAGAAGGAGGGCCAGTTCTCAGAGAAAGGGGCGGAATTCTGGCAAGGAGGCCTCAGATGAGGGTGAACCGCAAGGCCAGTGGAGCAGCAGCGCCAGCTCCAACACCCTCCGAAGGCCGCGGAGGAGGAGGTTAAGGGCCAAGGAGCTGGAGGGGCCGTGGGACCTGGAGAAGCTACAGAAGCCGTTACAGCCAGACTTTGACAGTG GCCCCGCAAAGCAGCCCTGGAAGGTGCTGCAGGCTGCCGTCCAGGCTTCCCACCTGAGTGGGAAGACCCGTGCCTTGGGAAATGACGAGACTTTCCTGTTTGCCAACTTCCCTAACCGCACCTTCCACAAACGACAGGAGGCCACCAG aaGCCTGCTCCAGGCCTGGGAGCAACAGCAGCAGGAGGAGCGGCAGCTGGCTGAGCGGCGGAGGGCCCGGGAGCAGCGGGTGCAGCAGCAGGTGTCTCGCTGCCTGGCGGCCTACGCACCCAGAGGGAGCCGGGGGCCAGGGGCTTCCCAGCGCAAGCTGGAGGAGCTGAG GCGCCAGCAGCGACAGCGCTTTGTTGAGTACCAGGCCGAGTTGCAGGACATCCAGCACAGGGTGCAGGCCCGGCCCTACCTGTTCCAGCAGGCCATGCAG gtcAACGCCCGGCTCAGCGTGACCCGGCGCTTCTCCCAGGTGCTGTCGGCACTGGGAGTGGATGAGGAGCAGCTGCTGGCGGAGGCAGGAAAGGGGGACATGGAGGgcacctccaggaagcccag GAGCCACAGGTCAACAGGGATGAGAATGGAGCACTCTTCTCAGAGCTCCCCAAGGACAGAACCCACGGGGAGCCAGCCTGACAGGCACTCCATCCCAAGCCCAGACCAGGAGTCCAGTCCCtga